A window of Alicyclobacillus vulcanalis contains these coding sequences:
- a CDS encoding UxaA family hydrolase: MGQKVLHLSDVDDVVVALEPLQEGECVATPLGPVTARASIALGHKLAVRHVREGQPVHKYGFPIGIATRDIEPGEWVHTHNLRTALTESASYVYRPKLSARPVLDDGLTFRGFVRPDGQVGVRNEIWVLNTVGCVNKVAERLADLANARWRGDGIDGIYHFPHPYGCSQLGDDLGYTQALLAGLIRHPNAAGVLVVGLGCENNRIDVLRDRLDPAVAERVAFLELQRTTDEFAEGMKLLEGLVERARTFARQPVPIARLKLGLKCGGSDGLSGVTANPLVGQVADRVVARGGTALLSEVPEMFGAETVLMDRADSAETFAKIVDLIQSWKDYYTRHGQPVYENPSPGNKAGGITTLEEKSLGAVQKGGRVSQVVDVLSYGEPAVKPGLNLVSAPGNDMVSVSALAASGAHVILFTTGRGTPFGGPVPTLKIASNHPLAAAKPSWIDFDAGRILLGESMEALADDLFQQVIRVASGEELAKHEVNGYREIAIFKDGVTL; encoded by the coding sequence GTGGGTCAAAAGGTGCTGCATCTGTCGGACGTGGACGACGTGGTCGTGGCGCTTGAGCCACTTCAGGAAGGGGAGTGTGTCGCGACGCCACTCGGCCCGGTCACGGCCCGAGCATCGATTGCCTTGGGGCACAAATTGGCCGTTCGCCACGTGCGGGAAGGACAGCCCGTTCACAAGTATGGATTCCCCATCGGAATTGCAACCCGCGATATTGAACCCGGTGAATGGGTGCATACGCACAACCTGCGCACGGCGCTCACGGAGAGCGCTTCCTACGTCTACCGGCCGAAGCTCTCGGCCCGACCGGTGCTCGACGACGGTCTGACCTTTAGGGGCTTCGTTCGGCCCGATGGACAGGTGGGGGTGCGCAACGAAATCTGGGTCTTAAATACGGTGGGATGCGTGAATAAGGTCGCGGAGCGGCTGGCGGATTTGGCGAATGCGCGTTGGCGCGGCGACGGGATCGACGGGATCTATCATTTCCCGCATCCGTATGGCTGTTCACAGTTGGGCGATGACTTGGGCTACACCCAAGCTTTGCTCGCTGGCCTCATTCGCCACCCCAACGCTGCCGGTGTTCTCGTCGTCGGACTGGGTTGCGAGAACAACCGGATCGACGTGTTGCGCGACCGCCTGGATCCCGCCGTCGCGGAGCGCGTGGCTTTTCTCGAGTTGCAGCGGACGACGGACGAGTTCGCCGAAGGCATGAAGCTGTTGGAAGGCCTCGTCGAACGAGCGCGCACGTTCGCGCGCCAACCCGTGCCCATCGCGCGCTTAAAACTCGGGCTGAAGTGCGGCGGCTCCGATGGCCTGTCGGGTGTGACGGCGAATCCGCTCGTGGGACAGGTGGCGGACCGCGTCGTGGCGCGCGGCGGCACGGCGCTCCTGAGTGAGGTGCCCGAGATGTTCGGCGCGGAGACCGTGCTGATGGACCGGGCCGACAGCGCAGAGACGTTCGCGAAGATCGTCGATCTCATTCAATCGTGGAAGGACTACTACACAAGGCATGGGCAGCCCGTGTACGAGAATCCGTCGCCCGGGAACAAGGCGGGCGGAATCACGACGCTGGAGGAAAAGTCCCTCGGCGCGGTCCAGAAGGGCGGCCGCGTTTCTCAGGTGGTCGACGTGCTTTCATACGGCGAGCCGGCCGTGAAACCCGGGCTCAATCTCGTCTCTGCGCCAGGGAATGACATGGTTTCCGTCAGCGCGCTGGCTGCAAGTGGGGCACACGTCATTTTGTTCACCACGGGGCGAGGTACGCCTTTTGGCGGCCCTGTGCCAACCCTCAAGATTGCGAGCAACCACCCGCTGGCGGCTGCGAAGCCGAGCTGGATCGACTTCGATGCGGGGCGCATCCTGTTGGGCGAGTCGATGGAGGCCCTGGCTGACGATCTGTTCCAGCAGGTCATTCGCGTGGCATCGGGTGAGGAGCTCGCCAAACACGAAGTGAATGGATATCGCGAGATTGCCATCTTCAAGGATGGCGTCACGCTCTGA
- a CDS encoding substrate-binding domain-containing protein translates to MATMADVAKRAGVSIMTVSRVVNHSGYVSPSTRQRVLAAMQELHYVPKAQSSPQDTWMLIVPDITNPFFTFIARGMEDVARKHGFRVFIANTDEDLEKEQTYVQMCMEYHVRGALVVPVGDPSRETLLRLSDHQIPFVLIDRDIDGLDADVVKGDIRETSRRLVEHLLDLGHERIAAVVGPLHSASSRERLDGYRDALAQRGMPWDDGLVFTAPMTRDMDVSFVDDLLHGPDAPTAMFLGNMFQYAHVVRRLRELGISIPGDVSLVSFGNTDDLASIDSRATAAVQPAYNYGSLGAQLLLERVEGVRKTSTRIVLNSEIIVRDSTAPPSARIANRG, encoded by the coding sequence ATGGCCACGATGGCGGATGTCGCCAAACGAGCGGGCGTGTCCATCATGACGGTGTCGCGCGTCGTCAACCATTCCGGCTACGTGAGCCCTTCGACACGTCAGAGGGTCCTCGCGGCGATGCAGGAACTTCACTATGTTCCAAAGGCACAGTCGTCCCCGCAAGACACGTGGATGCTCATTGTGCCGGACATCACGAATCCGTTTTTCACGTTCATCGCGCGCGGCATGGAAGACGTGGCTCGGAAACACGGGTTTCGCGTGTTCATCGCCAATACGGATGAGGATCTCGAGAAAGAGCAGACCTACGTGCAGATGTGTATGGAGTATCACGTGCGCGGCGCGCTCGTCGTGCCGGTGGGCGATCCATCGCGCGAGACCCTGCTGAGGTTATCCGACCATCAGATACCGTTCGTGCTCATCGACCGCGACATCGACGGCCTGGATGCCGACGTCGTCAAGGGCGACATTCGTGAGACCTCGCGCAGGCTCGTGGAACACCTGCTCGATCTCGGCCACGAGCGGATCGCCGCGGTGGTGGGCCCGCTCCACAGCGCCTCGAGCCGCGAGCGGCTTGACGGCTATCGCGACGCCCTGGCGCAAAGAGGCATGCCCTGGGACGACGGGCTCGTCTTCACCGCGCCGATGACGAGAGACATGGACGTTTCCTTCGTCGACGACCTGCTGCACGGCCCCGATGCACCGACGGCGATGTTTCTCGGCAACATGTTTCAATACGCCCACGTGGTGCGGCGGCTGCGCGAGCTCGGCATCTCGATCCCTGGCGATGTCAGCCTCGTGAGTTTCGGCAACACAGACGATCTCGCCTCGATCGACTCGCGTGCCACGGCCGCAGTTCAGCCGGCGTACAATTATGGGTCACTTGGGGCGCAACTCTTGCTCGAGCGCGTTGAAGGCGTGCGAAAGACCAGCACGCGCATTGTACTGAATTCGGAAATCATCGTCCGAGACTCGACCGCGCCGCCGTCCGCGCGGATCGCCAACCGAGGGTGA
- the glnA gene encoding type I glutamate--ammonia ligase translates to MRKEYTKEEILQLAEANDVRYVRLQFTDLLGIVKNVEIPVDQLPKALENRIMFDGSSIQGFVRIEESDMYLAPDRATWLVFPWETPQGKVARLICDVNLPDGTPFAGDPRSVLKRVCDKARSMGFSAFNVGPEPEFFLFKLDENGKPTLDLNDEGGYFDWAPVDLGENCRRDIVLALEQMGFEIEASHHEVAPGQHEIDFRYAEAVEAADNLTTFRLVVKSVAREHGLHATFMPKPLYGINGSGMHTHLSLFRDGQNAFYDPDGEMGLSQTALHFVAGLLEHARAFTAICNPLVNSYKRLVPGYEAPSYIAWSGKNRSPLVRVPAARGTSTRVEVRSPDPSCNPYLAIASLLAAGLDGIERELEPPQPVNRNIYMMTEAEKEEAGIRSLPSNLNEALDALVRDPVIMEALGDHVLLHFIEAKRIEWNMFRTQVTEWEREQYFTIY, encoded by the coding sequence ATGCGAAAAGAATACACAAAAGAAGAAATATTGCAACTCGCAGAGGCGAACGATGTGCGATATGTGCGCCTTCAGTTCACCGATCTGCTCGGCATCGTGAAAAACGTGGAAATCCCTGTCGACCAGCTGCCGAAGGCACTCGAGAACCGCATCATGTTCGACGGCTCATCGATTCAAGGCTTTGTTCGCATCGAGGAGTCGGACATGTACCTCGCGCCGGATCGCGCGACGTGGCTCGTCTTTCCGTGGGAAACGCCACAGGGGAAGGTCGCGCGGCTGATCTGCGACGTGAATCTGCCCGACGGCACCCCATTTGCGGGCGATCCGCGGTCCGTGCTGAAGCGCGTGTGTGACAAGGCAAGGTCCATGGGTTTTTCGGCGTTCAACGTCGGCCCCGAGCCGGAGTTCTTCCTCTTCAAGTTGGACGAAAACGGCAAGCCGACGCTCGACCTCAACGACGAGGGGGGTTATTTCGACTGGGCGCCGGTCGATCTCGGCGAAAATTGCCGGCGGGACATCGTGCTTGCGCTGGAGCAAATGGGATTTGAAATCGAGGCATCTCACCACGAGGTTGCGCCGGGACAGCACGAGATCGACTTTCGTTATGCGGAGGCGGTCGAGGCGGCGGACAACCTCACCACGTTTCGCCTGGTGGTCAAGTCGGTCGCGCGCGAGCACGGGCTGCACGCCACGTTCATGCCGAAGCCACTGTACGGCATCAATGGTTCGGGCATGCATACGCACCTGTCGCTTTTCCGGGACGGGCAAAATGCGTTTTACGATCCCGACGGCGAGATGGGGCTGAGCCAAACGGCGCTGCACTTCGTGGCAGGGCTTTTGGAACATGCGCGCGCGTTCACGGCCATCTGCAACCCGCTCGTCAACTCGTACAAGCGCCTCGTGCCCGGTTACGAAGCGCCAAGTTACATCGCCTGGAGCGGGAAAAATCGCTCTCCCTTGGTTCGCGTGCCGGCCGCGCGCGGCACGTCCACGCGAGTGGAGGTTCGAAGCCCTGATCCGAGCTGCAATCCGTATCTTGCCATCGCTTCGCTCCTCGCCGCGGGACTCGATGGGATTGAACGCGAGCTGGAGCCGCCGCAGCCGGTCAATCGCAATATCTATATGATGACGGAGGCGGAGAAGGAGGAGGCCGGCATTCGAAGCCTGCCCTCAAACCTGAACGAGGCCTTGGATGCCTTGGTACGTGACCCCGTGATCATGGAGGCGCTCGGCGACCACGTGCTGTTGCACTTTATCGAGGCCAAGCGCATCGAGTGGAACATGTTCCGCACGCAGGTCACGGAGTGGGAGCGGGAGCAGTACTTCACGATTTATTGA
- a CDS encoding MerR family transcriptional regulator encodes MDLEERRNMPLFSIGTVQKLTGLSARQIRYYEEHGLIQPARTPGNQRQFSFADVERLMQIRQLLDEGHNIASVKRNLLEKDRRPRPSRPLATKDVPDSEVYQWLERELLERRQTGEFQGDLSRFYRHR; translated from the coding sequence GTGGATTTGGAAGAGCGCAGGAACATGCCCTTATTTTCGATTGGCACGGTGCAAAAGCTGACAGGGCTCAGCGCACGGCAAATCCGTTATTATGAAGAGCACGGTTTGATCCAGCCGGCGCGCACGCCCGGAAATCAGCGGCAATTTTCGTTCGCCGACGTGGAGCGCCTGATGCAGATCCGCCAGCTGCTGGACGAGGGGCACAATATCGCGAGCGTGAAGCGCAACCTCCTCGAGAAAGACAGGCGGCCGAGACCGAGTCGCCCGCTGGCGACGAAAGACGTGCCAGATTCGGAAGTGTATCAGTGGCTCGAGCGCGAGCTTCTCGAACGGCGGCAGACGGGCGAATTTCAAGGGGATCTGTCCCGCTTCTACCGCCACCGCTGA
- a CDS encoding methionine gamma-lyase family protein codes for MGTQPNGDRLRAFVASCEAEIEPYQRTSEAVALANQERVLEAFWRQRVSQFDLGGSTGYGLGDTGREKLEAIYADVFGAEAALVRPQIVSGTHAIALVLFGCLRPGDRLVVATGVPYDTLHASLGLQPAAGSLVEHGIAVDIVPLGEDGRMDLDAIERAVGQPGVRLALFQRSRGYASRPSFSIDELEAAFAVVKRARPDVWIAVDNCYGEFVEEREPCHVGADVAMGSLIKNPGAGICVTGGYVVGRQEIVERVAARLVAPGTAAEYGPTGAHLLPMFQALFLAPHAVLQAVKGSRLFAAALQRLGFRVSPAPDAARTDLILSVELGTPDRLLAFCRAIQAVAPIDGHVRPEPAPMAGYADPVVMAAGTFVQGASLELTADAPMRPPYVAYVQGGLTYEHAVLAVRRVAAALCPDVASATDASKNIT; via the coding sequence ATGGGCACACAACCGAACGGGGATCGCCTGCGCGCGTTTGTCGCGTCGTGCGAGGCAGAGATTGAACCGTACCAGCGCACATCGGAGGCCGTGGCCCTGGCGAATCAGGAGCGGGTGCTGGAAGCCTTCTGGCGGCAGCGCGTTTCGCAGTTCGATCTCGGCGGATCCACGGGATACGGCCTGGGGGACACCGGGCGTGAGAAGCTCGAAGCCATCTACGCGGACGTCTTTGGCGCCGAGGCGGCCCTGGTGCGGCCGCAGATCGTCTCGGGCACGCACGCCATTGCGCTCGTGCTCTTTGGCTGCCTTCGGCCGGGCGACCGGCTCGTCGTGGCGACGGGCGTCCCCTATGACACCCTGCACGCGTCGCTCGGGCTCCAGCCTGCGGCCGGATCGCTCGTCGAGCACGGCATCGCGGTCGACATTGTCCCCCTCGGGGAGGATGGCCGCATGGATTTGGACGCGATCGAGCGGGCCGTGGGGCAACCCGGCGTGCGCCTCGCGCTTTTTCAGCGATCGCGCGGGTACGCGAGCCGGCCCTCGTTCTCCATCGACGAACTGGAGGCGGCGTTCGCAGTCGTGAAGCGCGCGCGGCCGGACGTGTGGATTGCGGTAGACAACTGCTACGGCGAGTTCGTGGAAGAGCGCGAGCCATGCCATGTGGGCGCGGACGTGGCGATGGGATCGCTCATCAAAAACCCTGGTGCCGGGATCTGTGTGACGGGCGGGTATGTCGTCGGCAGGCAGGAGATCGTGGAACGCGTCGCCGCGCGGCTCGTTGCGCCGGGCACAGCGGCGGAGTACGGCCCGACCGGCGCACACCTTCTGCCGATGTTCCAGGCCCTGTTTCTGGCGCCCCACGCCGTGCTCCAGGCCGTCAAAGGCTCAAGGCTCTTCGCCGCCGCGCTGCAACGCCTCGGCTTTCGGGTGTCTCCGGCGCCCGATGCCGCGCGGACGGATCTCATTTTGTCGGTCGAGCTCGGGACTCCAGACCGCTTGCTTGCGTTCTGCAGGGCCATCCAGGCCGTGGCTCCGATTGACGGGCACGTGCGGCCAGAACCTGCGCCCATGGCGGGCTATGCCGATCCCGTCGTGATGGCGGCAGGAACGTTCGTCCAAGGCGCGTCGCTCGAGCTGACCGCGGATGCCCCGATGCGTCCGCCTTATGTCGCGTATGTGCAAGGCGGGCTGACGTATGAGCACGCGGTCCTGGCGGTTCGGCGGGTCGCGGCGGCGCTGTGCCCCGATGTCGCGAGCGCAACCGATGCGTCAAAGAATATCACGTGA
- the hflX gene encoding GTPase HflX, with the protein METEKAVLLIWQRSDEGADDVSYRVEELTGLCEAAGAEVVGMVMQRRRSPDVRWYLGPGKLKELSDAVQAAGATLVVADAELRPSQARNLEGAVGYRVIDRTILILDIFARRAVSREGKLQVEVAQLRYLLPRLAGRGAAWSRLGGGIGTRGPGESKLELDRRRIRERIRKLERDLAELSAHRSRLRQKRIRDSRSVALVGYTNAGKTTVRARWVADRGRVAEAPGRDRLFDTLDVTARRVFAPSGEPYVVTDTVGLVEHLPRDLVQAFRSTLDEVVYADAIVIVVDASRSPDRHLRATRQVLADLRALDKPVITFYNKMDLAPWQPPPDLQAQETVYGSAVAGDLTPLYRAVEARLDTSKESTN; encoded by the coding sequence GTGGAAACTGAAAAGGCGGTACTCCTCATCTGGCAGCGAAGTGATGAAGGGGCGGACGATGTTTCGTACCGCGTGGAGGAACTCACGGGGCTCTGCGAGGCCGCGGGCGCCGAAGTAGTCGGGATGGTGATGCAGCGGCGCCGGTCACCGGACGTGCGCTGGTATCTCGGCCCGGGCAAGCTGAAGGAGCTCTCCGATGCGGTCCAGGCCGCGGGGGCGACGTTGGTGGTGGCGGACGCGGAGCTTCGCCCGTCGCAGGCGCGCAATTTGGAAGGCGCCGTGGGCTACCGCGTGATCGACCGGACCATCCTGATCCTCGACATTTTCGCGCGCCGGGCTGTGAGCCGCGAGGGCAAGCTGCAGGTCGAAGTTGCGCAGCTGAGGTACCTTCTTCCGCGCCTCGCTGGGCGCGGCGCCGCCTGGTCGAGGCTCGGGGGCGGCATCGGGACGCGCGGACCCGGCGAGTCGAAGCTGGAACTGGACAGGCGGCGCATCCGCGAGCGAATTCGCAAGCTGGAGCGCGATCTCGCCGAGCTGTCGGCCCACCGGTCCAGGCTTCGCCAAAAGCGCATCCGGGACAGCAGGTCGGTGGCCCTCGTCGGCTACACCAACGCTGGCAAGACGACGGTGCGTGCGCGCTGGGTCGCCGATCGCGGCCGCGTGGCCGAGGCGCCGGGGCGCGATCGACTGTTTGACACGCTCGACGTGACGGCGCGGCGCGTGTTTGCGCCGAGCGGCGAGCCGTACGTCGTGACGGACACGGTCGGCCTTGTCGAACATCTGCCGCGCGACTTGGTTCAGGCGTTTCGCTCGACGCTCGACGAGGTGGTCTATGCCGACGCGATCGTGATCGTGGTCGACGCGTCGCGCTCGCCGGATCGGCATTTACGAGCGACGCGGCAAGTGCTGGCCGATCTTCGGGCTTTGGACAAGCCCGTCATCACGTTTTACAACAAGATGGATCTCGCACCTTGGCAACCACCTCCCGATCTGCAGGCCCAAGAGACCGTGTACGGCAGCGCCGTTGCCGGCGATCTCACGCCCTTGTATCGGGCGGTGGAGGCAAGGCTAGATACGTCAAAGGAGTCGACCAACTGA
- a CDS encoding GTPase domain-containing protein: MSDVVVVGRANAGKTSACLRLAQAIGVHDLVWMVERTDGARERRRLPIREAERWLTSGEPHSTRSLQTLSIPVARGKVSRSVDIVDSAGLADGLVRDEGVRRAMGQTLRALVAAKAVLHVMDAAEIGRSLEAREAPFHALDEQLVAIGRTKAFYLVLANKVDLPFAARGVEWLRARLRDARVIPTSAKTGAGFDEVKRYVWKLA; encoded by the coding sequence ATGAGCGACGTCGTCGTGGTCGGGCGTGCCAACGCGGGCAAGACCTCCGCATGCCTTCGCCTCGCGCAGGCCATTGGTGTGCACGATCTCGTATGGATGGTCGAGCGAACCGACGGCGCGCGGGAGCGGCGCAGACTGCCCATTCGGGAGGCGGAGCGATGGTTGACGTCGGGGGAGCCGCACTCGACGCGATCGCTCCAAACCCTCTCCATTCCCGTCGCACGTGGAAAGGTCTCCAGGTCTGTGGACATCGTCGACAGCGCAGGTCTCGCGGACGGCCTCGTGCGCGATGAAGGCGTACGACGCGCCATGGGCCAGACCCTGCGCGCGTTGGTTGCCGCGAAAGCGGTGTTGCACGTGATGGACGCGGCCGAGATCGGGCGCTCGCTGGAAGCCCGCGAAGCGCCGTTTCACGCACTCGACGAACAGCTCGTGGCCATTGGGCGGACCAAAGCGTTCTACCTCGTGCTCGCCAACAAGGTGGATCTGCCGTTCGCAGCGCGCGGCGTGGAGTGGCTGCGCGCGCGCCTCCGGGACGCGCGCGTCATCCCGACCTCAGCGAAGACGGGCGCGGGCTTCGACGAGGTGAAGCGATATGTATGGAAGTTGGCTTGA
- a CDS encoding AAA family ATPase, producing MTPRNAGRKTTRTVDSRKAAGVIDLYERGHIDLNDALARISGIDEAHGPSAPPIDKRRIHELLRELDDLVGLEEVKRIVREIFALVYVQRLRQEHRLKADPTVLHMIFYGNPGTGKTTVARILARMFHECGLLEKGHLVEVERADLVGEYIGHTAQKTREQIQKALGGVLFIDEAYSLARGGDKDFGREAIDCLVKAMEDHKHELIVILAGYEREMKWFLSTNPGLPSRFPIQVRFPDYGVEQLAQIAKKTLTTRDYRMTAEAEWALRTVLQNALREPRLEPFSNARYVRNLVEKAIRRQAVRLFEEARPKRDALMLIEARDWQGDDGV from the coding sequence ATGACACCACGCAACGCGGGCCGAAAGACCACGCGAACGGTGGACTCCCGAAAGGCGGCGGGCGTGATCGATTTGTATGAGCGCGGTCATATCGACTTGAACGACGCCCTCGCCAGAATCTCGGGCATCGACGAAGCGCACGGTCCGAGCGCTCCGCCCATCGACAAGCGGCGCATCCACGAGCTGTTGCGGGAGTTGGACGATCTCGTCGGGCTCGAGGAAGTCAAGCGGATTGTCCGCGAAATTTTCGCGCTGGTCTACGTCCAACGACTGCGGCAGGAGCACCGTCTGAAGGCCGATCCGACCGTCCTGCACATGATCTTTTACGGCAATCCGGGGACCGGCAAGACGACCGTCGCACGCATCCTGGCGCGCATGTTTCACGAGTGCGGCTTGCTCGAGAAGGGCCATCTGGTCGAAGTCGAGCGCGCCGATCTCGTCGGTGAATACATCGGCCACACGGCGCAGAAAACGAGAGAGCAGATCCAGAAGGCGCTGGGTGGCGTGTTGTTCATCGACGAGGCGTATTCCTTGGCGCGAGGAGGAGACAAGGACTTTGGCCGGGAGGCCATCGACTGTCTCGTGAAGGCCATGGAAGATCATAAACACGAGCTCATTGTGATCCTGGCGGGCTACGAGCGAGAAATGAAGTGGTTTTTAAGCACCAACCCCGGTCTGCCGAGCCGCTTTCCCATCCAGGTCCGATTCCCGGACTACGGCGTCGAGCAGTTGGCGCAGATTGCGAAAAAGACCCTGACAACGAGGGATTATCGCATGACCGCGGAAGCCGAATGGGCGCTGCGGACCGTCTTGCAGAATGCCTTGCGCGAACCTCGCCTCGAACCGTTCTCCAACGCCCGGTACGTGCGCAATCTCGTTGAAAAGGCCATCCGGCGCCAGGCGGTGCGGCTCTTTGAGGAAGCGAGACCGAAACGAGACGCGCTCATGTTGATCGAGGCGCGCGACTGGCAAGGGGATGATGGTGTATGA
- a CDS encoding putative polysaccharide biosynthesis protein, translating to MTKSRQSFLHGAAVLAFAGIVTRVMALLVQMVMARTMGAQGFGLFQTISPPYFLLVTLATFGLPPAVSKVVAENLAVGHVARARRAWTLANAWSLVSGIAMVVLAFVLSPHLGRWMDPRATPAFLAMVCRIPIVCLSSVLSGFYMGIQNQTPPAVAWIVETSVRALASVPLMIWMSPWGVRYGALALVIGGGLGELAGYLTMLSTYVWRDRHVLSSNQRTARGDGVWRDLAQIAVPTALSNVLGVVAFAAEPAVMYQAFFATGVSRREATAMYGAFGMAMELLFMPTVLSGAISSVVVPAISEAKALRDSRLVSRRIAQAVDAAMFVAMFAVAFFLASGQDAATALYRNPIAGQLLTYLAPSCLFFYLSDPLFAVLQGLNRAFVSTAITFLSSAVRLACIYEFVAVGHQGIHGLASAVATSGIVATLLAMLAVRRYHDLNLDLRMSVKMALAAAMAYVPMQAIQHGADAEQAWMQFSLCAAAGMLTYVVAAMYLRLATVDEIARIPVIGQPLARAMRHLPFLEAP from the coding sequence ATGACCAAAAGCCGACAGTCGTTCTTGCACGGTGCGGCCGTGCTTGCCTTCGCTGGCATCGTCACGCGCGTGATGGCCCTCTTGGTCCAAATGGTCATGGCCAGAACGATGGGAGCCCAAGGGTTCGGGCTGTTCCAGACCATCAGTCCGCCTTACTTTCTCCTCGTGACCCTGGCCACCTTCGGCCTCCCGCCAGCCGTCTCAAAAGTGGTCGCGGAAAACCTAGCCGTGGGACACGTAGCCCGGGCGCGTCGAGCATGGACCCTGGCCAACGCGTGGAGCTTGGTTTCCGGGATCGCCATGGTGGTCCTCGCGTTCGTGCTCTCGCCCCATCTCGGCCGATGGATGGATCCGCGCGCCACGCCTGCCTTTCTGGCCATGGTCTGTCGCATCCCCATCGTCTGTTTGTCGTCTGTGCTCAGCGGCTTTTACATGGGGATTCAGAACCAAACGCCCCCGGCCGTCGCGTGGATCGTAGAAACGTCGGTTCGCGCACTGGCTTCCGTGCCGCTCATGATCTGGATGAGTCCTTGGGGCGTTCGCTACGGGGCGCTCGCGCTTGTCATCGGAGGAGGACTCGGCGAACTGGCGGGTTATCTCACGATGCTGTCCACGTACGTGTGGCGCGATCGGCATGTCCTGTCGTCCAACCAGCGCACCGCCCGAGGCGATGGCGTATGGCGCGATCTCGCCCAAATCGCCGTGCCGACGGCGCTGTCCAATGTGCTGGGCGTCGTCGCGTTTGCAGCCGAACCCGCCGTGATGTATCAAGCGTTTTTTGCCACCGGCGTGTCGCGACGAGAAGCCACCGCGATGTACGGCGCCTTCGGCATGGCGATGGAGCTGTTGTTCATGCCGACCGTGCTTTCTGGCGCGATATCCTCCGTGGTCGTGCCCGCCATCTCGGAGGCCAAAGCCCTGCGCGACAGCCGATTGGTGTCACGGCGCATTGCACAGGCGGTCGACGCAGCGATGTTTGTGGCGATGTTTGCTGTGGCGTTCTTTCTCGCGTCAGGCCAAGACGCAGCCACCGCCCTGTATCGAAATCCGATCGCGGGACAGCTGCTTACCTACCTCGCGCCTTCGTGCCTGTTCTTTTACCTCAGCGATCCGCTTTTTGCCGTCCTACAGGGGCTCAACCGCGCGTTTGTGTCAACAGCCATCACCTTTCTCTCGAGCGCGGTTCGGCTCGCTTGCATCTACGAATTTGTCGCCGTGGGTCACCAGGGCATTCATGGGCTGGCGTCCGCGGTGGCCACGAGTGGCATCGTGGCCACGCTTCTTGCCATGCTGGCCGTGCGCAGGTATCACGACTTGAACCTTGACCTTCGGATGAGTGTCAAAATGGCCCTGGCCGCCGCCATGGCCTACGTTCCCATGCAAGCTATTCAACATGGGGCGGACGCCGAGCAGGCGTGGATGCAGTTTTCGCTCTGCGCGGCCGCAGGCATGCTGACGTACGTGGTGGCCGCGATGTACCTCCGGCTCGCCACCGTCGACGAGATCGCGCGAATCCCGGTCATTGGACAGCCTCTCGCCCGGGCCATGCGGCACCTCCCGTTTCTCGAGGCGCCCTGA